A region of Beijerinckia sp. 28-YEA-48 DNA encodes the following proteins:
- a CDS encoding acyloxyacyl hydrolase, with protein sequence MRRPGRGAAPAQRAATFASVCAALLAASTAVAGDVPNPAFNPQTYELRLGTFVHDSLSPERGSIDINAEALFAPFHPPPSALSWLTPRLHAGTTINTAGKTSSLYTGLTWTFDLTQSLFAEMSFGGAIHNGTIGAVPVPGRNAMGCRAAFRESVSLGYRFTSSLAVMGTVEHLSNAGLCARNRGLTNFGLRAAWSF encoded by the coding sequence ATGCGACGGCCCGGACGCGGCGCGGCGCCGGCCCAGCGAGCGGCAACGTTCGCATCCGTATGCGCGGCGCTGCTGGCCGCCAGCACCGCCGTAGCAGGTGATGTGCCAAACCCGGCCTTTAATCCCCAGACTTACGAACTGCGCCTGGGCACGTTCGTCCACGACAGCCTCAGCCCCGAACGCGGCAGCATCGACATCAATGCCGAAGCGCTCTTCGCACCTTTCCACCCGCCGCCATCCGCCCTGTCCTGGCTGACACCGCGCCTGCATGCCGGCACCACGATCAACACCGCCGGCAAGACCAGTTCGCTCTATACCGGCCTGACCTGGACGTTCGACCTGACGCAAAGCCTGTTCGCGGAAATGTCTTTCGGCGGCGCCATCCACAACGGCACGATCGGCGCCGTACCGGTGCCAGGCCGGAACGCCATGGGCTGCCGCGCCGCTTTCCGCGAGAGCGTGTCGCTGGGCTATCGCTTCACATCCAGCCTCGCCGTGATGGGCACGGTCGAACACCTGTCGAATGCCGGCTTGTGCGCGCGCAATCGCGGCCTGACCAATTTCGGCCTGCGCGCCGCCTGGTCGTTCTAG
- a CDS encoding NCS2 family permease: MLNDFFKLEANGTSVRTEVIAGITTFLTMAYIIFVNPSILSQTGMDFGAVFVATCLAAAFGSAFMGLFANYPIALAPGMGLNAYFTFVVVKKMGFAWETALGAVFISGLIFFLISAVKLREWIVNAIPLSLKLGIAAGIGLFLGIIALENAKIIVGNPATLVSLGDVTTLPVLLATIGFVLIAALSARKVTGAIIISILLVTIAAALLGLTEFKGIASMPPSMAPVFLKMDIRGAFEVGLWTIVFVFLFVDMFDNTGTLIGVAHRGGFLDKDGKLPRIGRALMVDSTSAAVGAALGTSTTTSYIESAAGVDAGGRTGLTAVVVAICFLLAVFFAPLAGTVPAFATAPALLYVACLMTRSLKDLDWEDTTEFVPAIVTAITMPLTYSIADGLGIGFIVYTAIKILSGRWSDLNLAVPLIAIAFLVKLVVG; encoded by the coding sequence ATGCTGAATGACTTTTTCAAGCTCGAAGCGAATGGCACGAGCGTGCGCACTGAGGTGATCGCCGGGATCACGACCTTCCTGACGATGGCCTATATCATCTTCGTCAATCCCTCGATCCTCAGCCAGACGGGGATGGATTTCGGCGCCGTCTTCGTCGCGACCTGTCTCGCGGCGGCCTTCGGCAGCGCCTTTATGGGCCTGTTCGCCAATTATCCGATCGCGCTTGCGCCGGGCATGGGTCTCAATGCCTACTTCACTTTTGTCGTCGTCAAGAAGATGGGCTTCGCCTGGGAGACGGCGCTTGGCGCGGTGTTCATTTCCGGGCTGATCTTCTTCCTGATTTCGGCGGTGAAGTTGCGCGAATGGATCGTCAACGCCATCCCGTTGTCGCTGAAGCTTGGCATCGCGGCTGGTATCGGCCTGTTCCTCGGCATCATCGCGCTTGAGAATGCCAAGATCATTGTCGGCAACCCGGCGACCCTCGTGTCCTTGGGCGATGTCACGACACTTCCCGTGCTGCTGGCGACCATCGGCTTTGTTTTGATCGCGGCTCTGTCGGCGCGGAAAGTCACCGGAGCGATCATCATCTCGATCCTGCTGGTGACGATTGCTGCCGCCCTACTGGGCCTGACGGAGTTTAAGGGCATTGCTTCGATGCCGCCTTCGATGGCGCCGGTGTTTTTGAAAATGGACATCAGGGGCGCGTTCGAGGTCGGCCTTTGGACCATCGTCTTCGTCTTCCTCTTCGTTGATATGTTCGACAACACCGGCACGCTGATCGGCGTGGCCCATCGTGGTGGGTTTCTCGATAAGGATGGCAAACTGCCGCGTATCGGTCGCGCCTTGATGGTCGACTCGACGTCGGCTGCGGTCGGCGCCGCACTCGGTACCTCGACGACGACGAGCTATATCGAGAGCGCCGCGGGTGTCGATGCCGGCGGCCGTACCGGTCTCACCGCTGTCGTCGTGGCGATCTGCTTCCTGCTTGCCGTGTTTTTCGCGCCCTTGGCTGGCACCGTGCCGGCCTTCGCAACCGCGCCGGCTCTGCTGTATGTGGCCTGCCTGATGACGCGCAGCCTGAAGGATCTCGACTGGGAAGATACGACGGAGTTCGTCCCGGCCATCGTCACGGCGATCACCATGCCGCTCACCTACTCGATCGCCGATGGCCTCGGCATTGGCTTCATCGTCTATACGGCGATCAAGATTCTGTCCGGCCGCTGGTCAGACTTGAACCTCGCCGTGCCGCTGATCGCCATCGCCTTTCTGGTGAAGCTGGTCGTCGGCTAA
- a CDS encoding class I SAM-dependent methyltransferase, translated as MTRDNDLPSAPNSTAAFNAAHARAYAEGPPRQVPGFAGLLRMTSMFLAERISAHGRVLVLGAGGGLELKALADDHPGWTFDGVDPSADMLQVAKQIVAPHAARIHLHEGYIDTAPQGPFDGATCLLTLHFVSRDQRLETLRQIHRRLVPRAPFVVAHISFPQTEPERSIWIARHVTFSGTDPAHVERAKQAIATKLSILSPEEDEALLREAGFSNVSLFYAGLSFRGWVGYA; from the coding sequence ATGACAAGAGATAACGATTTGCCGAGCGCTCCCAACAGCACTGCGGCCTTTAACGCGGCCCATGCACGCGCTTATGCCGAGGGGCCGCCCAGACAAGTTCCCGGCTTCGCCGGCCTTCTCCGCATGACTTCGATGTTTTTAGCGGAGCGCATCTCCGCCCACGGGCGGGTGCTGGTGCTCGGCGCGGGTGGCGGCCTGGAGCTCAAGGCGCTCGCCGACGATCATCCCGGTTGGACGTTTGATGGCGTGGACCCATCGGCCGACATGCTCCAGGTGGCGAAACAGATCGTGGCACCGCACGCGGCGCGCATCCACCTTCATGAAGGTTACATCGACACTGCGCCGCAAGGGCCGTTCGATGGCGCCACTTGCTTGCTGACACTGCATTTCGTGTCCCGCGATCAACGCCTCGAGACCCTGCGCCAGATCCATCGTCGCCTTGTGCCGCGTGCACCATTCGTCGTCGCTCACATCAGTTTTCCGCAGACCGAGCCCGAGCGGTCGATATGGATCGCTCGTCATGTCACCTTCAGCGGAACCGACCCCGCTCACGTCGAGCGCGCCAAGCAGGCGATCGCGACCAAGCTATCCATTCTGTCGCCTGAGGAAGACGAAGCCCTGCTGCGCGAAGCGGGGTTCTCAAACGTCAGTCTATTCTATGCCGGCCTGAGTTTCAGAGGCTGGGTAGGATACGCATAG
- a CDS encoding tripartite tricarboxylate transporter substrate binding protein, whose protein sequence is MRQKYLGMILGACILAGPHPTIAQTNPAQTGLASTQPIKILVGAPPGGTTDTMARAIAAEIAPALGQTVIIENRPGAGGNIAADFVAKAAPDGHTLLMSFTSHTINATLYSKLPFDPINDFTPISMIATVPNILVGHPQVPAKTLPELIALAKQKPGKLTIAIGGTGSSLHMAGEQFKTMANIDLLNVPYKGTAPAIADVVAGHVDLMFISPVVGLSQIRAGNLRAYAVTTLDRQAALPDVPSVSEVIPQFESSAWFGLFAPANLPAPIATKLNAVVVAALNGPKMRSQMATEGATPAGNSLTDFAAFIRRDVARWAPIVKQSGATVE, encoded by the coding sequence ATGCGCCAGAAGTATTTAGGGATGATTTTGGGCGCCTGTATCCTCGCTGGACCTCATCCAACCATTGCCCAAACGAACCCGGCGCAAACCGGCCTGGCATCGACGCAGCCCATCAAGATCCTTGTCGGCGCGCCTCCCGGCGGAACGACCGACACCATGGCGCGCGCCATCGCCGCTGAAATAGCGCCGGCCTTGGGTCAAACGGTCATCATCGAAAATCGGCCAGGCGCCGGTGGCAATATCGCCGCTGACTTCGTCGCCAAAGCCGCTCCCGATGGCCACACCCTGCTGATGAGTTTCACCAGCCACACGATCAACGCCACGCTCTATTCAAAGCTGCCATTCGATCCGATCAACGACTTCACGCCCATCAGCATGATCGCCACGGTGCCCAACATACTGGTTGGCCATCCGCAAGTGCCCGCCAAGACCCTCCCCGAACTCATCGCGCTCGCGAAACAGAAGCCGGGCAAGCTCACCATCGCGATCGGCGGAACCGGCTCGTCTCTCCACATGGCTGGCGAGCAATTCAAGACCATGGCCAACATCGATCTTTTGAACGTCCCCTACAAAGGCACGGCGCCGGCGATAGCTGACGTCGTGGCTGGCCACGTCGATTTGATGTTTATCAGCCCCGTCGTCGGCCTGTCGCAAATCCGCGCCGGAAATCTACGCGCCTACGCGGTCACAACGCTCGACCGCCAAGCTGCCCTGCCCGATGTCCCCTCCGTCAGCGAAGTGATTCCGCAATTCGAGTCATCCGCCTGGTTTGGCCTCTTCGCGCCAGCCAACCTTCCCGCGCCGATCGCGACGAAATTGAATGCCGTCGTTGTCGCCGCGCTCAATGGCCCGAAGATGCGCAGCCAGATGGCGACCGAAGGCGCGACGCCAGCCGGCAACAGCCTCACCGACTTCGCGGCTTTCATTCGCCGCGACGTCGCCCGTTGGGCACCGATCGTCAAGCAATCGGGCGCTACGGTGGAATAA
- a CDS encoding LysR family transcriptional regulator, whose translation MDVRQLRQFATVAETLHFGRAAARLGMTQPPLSQSIQALERELGTPLFVRTKRSVALTPFGEQWLIPVRAALEGVNALPDIAKRLRDGETGRLELSFVSTADYSILPTLVRRYASLYPDVEIALTEATSDVQITALLEGRGHAGLIIPPADGTLPEQLGYHRLVSEPLVAAVPDSWIDEGRLPLTNNQLAPDAVVHAPLVIFPRQSAPSFYDLVTGYFTAHGRPATIVQKAIQMQTIISLVSAGMGIALVPASLRHLARTGVRYIDLMVEPPTLETGIAWRTDDMTPTLRRFLATVIDDPTGLVSQPVGS comes from the coding sequence ATGGACGTCCGCCAGCTCCGACAGTTCGCCACCGTGGCCGAAACCCTGCATTTCGGCCGCGCCGCCGCCCGGCTCGGCATGACCCAGCCACCGCTCAGCCAGTCCATACAAGCGCTCGAGCGGGAGCTGGGCACGCCCCTGTTCGTGCGCACCAAGCGCAGCGTGGCCCTGACTCCCTTCGGCGAACAATGGCTCATTCCGGTGCGCGCCGCCCTTGAGGGGGTGAACGCCCTGCCCGACATCGCCAAACGCCTGCGCGATGGCGAAACCGGCCGGCTTGAGCTCTCCTTCGTCTCGACCGCCGACTACAGCATCCTGCCAACCCTGGTGCGCCGCTATGCGTCGCTCTATCCCGATGTCGAGATCGCCCTGACCGAGGCGACGAGCGACGTGCAGATCACGGCTCTGCTGGAAGGCCGCGGCCATGCCGGGCTCATCATCCCGCCAGCCGACGGCACATTGCCGGAGCAGCTTGGCTATCATCGCCTCGTCTCCGAACCGCTGGTCGCCGCCGTGCCCGACAGCTGGATCGACGAGGGACGCCTGCCGCTCACCAACAACCAGCTGGCGCCAGACGCCGTGGTCCACGCGCCGCTGGTCATTTTTCCGCGCCAGTCGGCGCCGTCGTTCTACGATCTCGTCACCGGCTATTTCACCGCCCATGGCCGGCCCGCGACAATCGTACAGAAGGCCATTCAGATGCAGACGATCATCAGTCTCGTCTCCGCCGGCATGGGCATCGCGCTGGTGCCGGCCTCATTGCGCCATCTCGCCCGCACCGGCGTGCGCTACATCGACCTGATGGTCGAACCACCGACGCTTGAAACCGGCATCGCCTGGCGCACCGACGACATGACGCCGACCTTGCGCCGTTTCCTCGCCACGGTGATCGACGATCCCACGGGCCTCGTTTCGCAGCCGGTCGGCAGTTGA